In Lepus europaeus isolate LE1 chromosome 19, mLepTim1.pri, whole genome shotgun sequence, the genomic window CCGGGGTAGTTTTCTGTGCTGTATATAcagtttattatgtatttgattaTTCAgagaaaacaattgaaagagttAGGGCTCTTCACAATCGTGTCACcactatgtttattttaaaatgtttaatgtcACTCTGATCGCATAGGTAGCCAAGTATTGTTTGTCAGATGTGCTTGGTCTTCCTTAGGATCCAGCTTCTGCGATTGTTGTCTTTGCCAAATtggatactaaaaataaaaaataaaactttcaggaTCACCTTTTACACTTAAAAGAAACTTTGAGATTTCTTGGAAAATCTCTGGGGAAAAAGTCACAAAGATGTGTTCTTCCATGCCATAAAATGAGCTAACAGTAATTCGGTTTGCCTAATGACTTGCACGGGGAGAGCTGCCAAACCAGACGAAAAGCCCCGCCTCCCTTCTCGTCAATTCTTAAGGGTGAAATGCTATCAGCAGAACACGAAGAAATGGTGTGCTCTGTGGGAAGTTCCTGGGGAATCTGCCAATGCTCTTTCTAAAAATagatttactgtatttatttatttgaaaagtggagcaacagagaggggcacacacacacaatcttccatctgctggttcattctgcaaatggctgcaatagccaggattggtccaggacaaagccaagagcctggaactccagccagatctcccatgtggatagcagggacccaagcagctgggccatcttccattgcctttcctggagcattagaggggagctggagtggaagtgggggtgctgggacttgaactggtgctctgtcCAGTATGAGATGTtgatgttgcaagtggtggcttaacctgctgcaccacaacactgccccctgcCAGTGCACTTGCTGCCCATAATATGTTTTTATCCTCAAGAAAAACACTGACATTTTAATGACATATTCCGTTGAGTTTTCTTATAGGTATCAGAGGCTTGGGTGTAGGCAACAATCATATAGAGTTACCAGTTGTAATGTCAGCTGCTCTACGAAATGTTCAGTATTGAAATGCCACATGGTACCCTGTAAAGAAGTACAATCGTATgtctcaattaaaaataaactaaaattttataTGATACAAAATCACACAAATTTTGAAAAGACTGTCTAAAGGAGTCTTAGCTGATTTGCCCAGTGAAGAAAAAGTGGAGATGAACCCAGATTGTCTGAATCTGGAACTCAATAACTCAGGAAGATATTTAACCACATCTCAAACCTCAGTCAGAAAAACACTGACCCAGGGGTTGAGCTGAGAGCAGAGGACTGGGGCCTGGAAATGTGAAGAATCGGGAATGGCCTCGCAGGACTTTCCAGAGAGAAGTCCACTCACCTTTATTCAGGTGCGAGATTACAGGTTACATAACCACCCCCCAGACATCACAATCTCTTTCCTGATGGTGTCCACACCCGGAAAACTCAGATCCCAGGGTGTTCAGGTTTCGGTCTGAGCTGATCTCCCAGCGCTATTTAGGCAGGACCCGGCACCCAGGGCACAGCTTGCAGCATGGAGCTGGGAGGGGCGTTCACCAtcttcctggctctctgcttctcctgcctGCTCATCCTCATTGCCTGGAAACGAGTCCAGAAGCCGGGGAGGCTGCCCCCAGGCCCCACTCCGATTCCTTTCCTGGGGAACCTGCTGCAAGTCCGCACCGACGCCACCTTCCAGTCGTTCCTGAAGGTGAGTCGGCAGGCTCCTCCCACATCTATAGCCAGCGATGCAGAATTGCACTTCTAAAACTTCTAAGATCTTGCACACCTTAGAATTCCAAAATTGCACATCTCAAAAGCACAAACTCCTAATGCGTAGGAATAAGACCCTCCCAACCTTAGGACTTTGGGGTCACAGTGCCTTATTTGCTTGAACACAAGGACTCTTGCACTCAGGTTGTCTTGAAACTTTGAGATTCAGTATCATGAAGGCTAAAGAGTCTATAAACTTGGCATTTGAGAAAGAGAACCTCAAACGCTGGAGTTCCCCTAACCCAGGGCCGCCATGTCACAGACGAGGGAACTAAGGCTTGCTGGGTGTGAGTGGGGTTCTTCCCAGACTCACAGGAATCAAGATTTCTAAAGCCTTTTCCCAACAGTCCTTCCGAATCTAGTCTCAGCTCTACGTGTTATTCGTGCCTTTGCGTCCCCTGGAGATCCCCACCCCCTAGAATCTTCGACGGGGCTGTCTGTGGTCCTCGGAGCCACTACCCCTTCCATGTCTTCCTTCCCTCGCAGCTCAGGGAGAAATATGGCCCCGTGTTCACCGTGTACATGGGCCCCCGGCCGGTGGTTATCCTATGTGGACACGAAGCAGTGAAGGAGGCCCTGGTGGACCGAGCCGACGAGTTCAGTGGCCGTGGAGAACTGGCTTCGGTGGAGCGGAATTTTCAAGGTCATGGTAAGTAACACTGCTGGTCATCACGCAGTCCCTGTGCTCAGACTGCACTGTATGTGAACACATAGCACTGGCCTCCCGAGAGAGCTGTTAGCATCAGACTAACTTTGCAAGTGAGGAAGCTGAGGGTGAGGAAGGTTGTTGGGTACAGTTTCATCCCTGGGGGTAAAATCAACTCATTTTGAACATAAGCCAGCTGACCTCAAAGTACCTGCTATGTTATTTTGGATTTTACTTCTAGCAAATTAGTGAGTGATAATTTTTGTGTTCCCACTGAGGCCTTTATAGCCAACTGTATTTCTTACCTTCCTGCACACATCCACATGTCTAACCCATAACTATCTGCCTCTTACATGGAGCTAAATCTGCTTCTTCAGTTACCCATGTACCTCTGTGGAACCGATCCCATCCCCGAATTGGTTGCAGGCTCAGCCCATTCATCTCATCCTTCCGTCCTCCCCTTCACACACACAATCCACAATCtgccctcttccttctgttgatccACAAGTCtacaaaaaaaatccattcattgTTCTTTCCATACAAACATCTTCCTTCCATATTATCTACACACTTAAGAATTCACTTTCCTTTTGTCTGTCATTCCATTCATCCATGTATCCGCCTCTCCTCACCCATACATCTATTAATATTACAGTGTATCCATTCTTCTAACCATTATCCGCCCATCTCAGATCACTAATCCACTAGCCTCTCACCCATTCATTCAGGATCTCATCCGTCATTCCAGTCATAAACTCTTCCATTCATCAATCAaccaaaataatttcattaaatttctaAACACTAACTGGTCAATCTACATGTCTGGTGACTTCTCAATGTATCTTACTTTGTGGTAACTCCTTATGAAGGTATATTTACGTACACATGTGAAGTTCCGTGTACACATATGTGCACATCTCGGGAATCCAGGTGGTGTATGGGAGAGGCAGCGCCTCATGCCAGGGTGCCCTACCTGGCATTTACCCATGCATCCCTCCACCTCCCTGAGCATTCCTGGAACTATTTTTCCAGTGCCTTCTCTCTTGTAAAACACTCTCTTGGGTTTCCCCTGACCATTTCTAAGCCAATCCTGCACAtactcacccccccaccccccagtctggTGCTCTATCTTAATCTCCCTATTGAGCCTGGAAGATTAGAAGGGGTTTTCTGGAGAATGgagttaagaaattatttttaaaaaattatttctttgaaggtagagttatggagagagagggagaaatagagagagatcttccatctgctggttcattattaaatggccacaatggccagggtttggtcaggccgaagccaggggccagtagcttcatctggatctcccacatgagtagcaggggcccaagcacttgggccatcctccactgctttcccaggtcatagcagggagctggatcagaagtggagcagctgggcctcgaactggcaccatatgggatgctggcgtggcaggaggcagcttaacccgctatgccacagcgctggtccctaagAGCTTTTATAAGCTGTTCCCGTCTTTGTCCAGCACAGAGCTGACACAGGGAGCGGGCTGGTGGGGCGGCGGGCGGGAGTCTGACACTGAGATCCCCACAGGTGTAGCTCTGGCCAACGGGGAGCGATGGCGGATTCTTCGCCGCTTCTCACTGACCATCCTGCGCGACTTCGGCATGGGGAAGCGCAGCATCGAGGAGCGGATCCAGGAGGAAGCTGGCTACTTGCTGGAGGAATTCCGGAAGACCAAGGGTACGGGGGCCATCGGGGGCGCACTCCTGGTCATGGGAAGGTGGGCCTTCCTGGGAGAAAGTTCCGGAACATGACTGCATGGGAAACATCGAGGTTTTTTGGAGATTTCCAGCCAGCTTTCCTGCTAGCAGTTAACACAAAGACCTTGAGGGACCATTTGTCCAGAAACTTCAATCAGTGGACCTCAGGGAGTTGGAGCTCAGATATTGTTTGTGGATCTGTGTCTTCTTATGGAGACAGGACCCAGTCTCATGATGTGTAGATATTTCTGTTATATTCAGCACACTAAATTTACCCCCTCACCATGTAAAGTGTACAGCTTAGCAGCATTAAGTGTATTCACATTGTTGTGAAACAAATGTTTAGAATTTTTCATCTTGCCAATCTGAAACTCTGCACccaatttattgtattttaaaaggaatttggTTCCCACCCAAAAAGAAGTTCTGGAACCACTGAGGTCTATAGAGAAATGATCTGGAGGCTGAGGCATACAGAGGCAAACAGATAAGAGGTGGAGACACATTCTTCTGAATTTGAGATTCCTCTCCTGGACTCCGGGGATGATTAACAGGGCCTAGAGATAGGCCTTGCACTTCCACGCTCTCTCAGAAGTTACTTGTGCAGTGGTTGTATGTTCGTGAATATGCACAGGATTCTGAAGGGATTGTCCCGGATCCACAGAGGGTGCTGCTGAAGTCTaaggaatgacttttttttatttgacaggtagagttatacacagtgagagagagagacacagagagaaaggtcttccctccatcagttcaccccccaaatggccactacggctggtgcgctgagctgatccgaagccaggagccgggtgcttcctcctggtctcccatgcgggtatagggcccaaggacttgggccatcctccactgccctcctgggccacagcagagagctggattggaagaccagggcccctatgggatgcaggaactgcaggcctccctctccctctccctttctatctttctctagtctcccatgagggtgcagggcccaagcacttgggccatccgccactgccttcccaggccacagcagagagctggactggaagaggagcaatcaggactagaacccggtgctaaAGAATGATTTTTCTTAATAGCCTAAGTGGAATCACTGGTAAAGCTGGACAGAATTcagacattctttttctttttacaattttatttatttatgtattttttttttgagagagagatctttcacctgctggtttactccctaaatgcccacggtagccagggctgggagaggctgaagTCAGGTCCCAGAACTCAATCGGGGTCTCCCCTCCAGGTGGCAAGGACACAAtacccgagccatcacctgctgcctgcagggcgcacgttagcaggaagagctggatgggaagttgtgATGCAGATGATTATTTTGAATCCTCAGGAACCAATGAAGTGGTTTCTAAATTCAGTTCACAAGTAGAGAAATCTAGACTCAAACACAGAAATAAAGTAACTCATACAAGCTCTGGAGTGGTTGAGCCAGACTCAAATGTATGACGGAGTGAATGCATGGGCCGGGCTCCTCACCAGCACCTCCAACATAATCCCCACGCGCAGGTGCACCCATCGACCCCACCTTCTTCCTGAGCCGCACCGTCTCCAACGTCATCAGCTCCGTGGTGTTTGGAAGCCGCTTTGACTACGAGGACAAGCAGTTCCTGAGCCTGCTGAGGATGATCAACGAGAGCTTCATTGAGATGAGCACCCCTTGGGCGCAGGTGCCCCACAGGCACTTCTCTGCCTACCCTGCCCCCATGGCCGTCAGCTTAGAGCTCGCCCGTAGCCCCCTCGGGAGGGGGAGGCTAGCAGCATGCCTGGGTTTCCAGGAGGCAAAGGGCTTCACCCACTTCTCAGCTGcatccccagcccctctgcacccTTTGTGTCTCCCCACAGCTGTACGACATGTACTCGGGAGTCATGCAGTATTTGCCAGGAAGACACAACCGCATCTACTACTTGATAGAGGAGCTCAAGGACTTCATTGCTGCCAGGGTCAAGGTCAATGAAGCCTCCCTCGACCCTCAAAATCCCCGGGACTTCATTGACTGCTTCCTCATCAAGATGCACCAGGTACCCAGCTCCTTCCCTCGCACCTCCTCACTCCCTGTGCCTGCAGCTCAAACCCAGCTGCAAATGTTGAGGACCAAAGAGCATGCGTTGTTTCACATGAATCACTTCTATCTATAGCTGAGATGCA contains:
- the LOC133747803 gene encoding cytochrome P450 2G1 → MELGGAFTIFLALCFSCLLILIAWKRVQKPGRLPPGPTPIPFLGNLLQVRTDATFQSFLKLREKYGPVFTVYMGPRPVVILCGHEAVKEALVDRADEFSGRGELASVERNFQGHGVALANGERWRILRRFSLTILRDFGMGKRSIEERIQEEAGYLLEEFRKTKGAPIDPTFFLSRTVSNVISSVVFGSRFDYEDKQFLSLLRMINESFIEMSTPWAQLYDMYSGVMQYLPGRHNRIYYLIEELKDFIAARVKVNEASLDPQNPRDFIDCFLIKMHQDKNNPHTEFNLKNLVLTTLNLFFAGTETVSSTLRYGFLLIMKHPEVQTKIYEEINQVIGPHRIPSVDDRVKMPFTDAVIHEIQRLTDIVPMGVPHNVIRDTHFRGYLLPKGTDVFPLLGSVLKDPKYFRHPDDFYPQHFLDEQGRFKKNEAFVPFSSGKRICLGEAMARMELFLYFTSILQNFSLHPLVPPVNIDITPRISGFGNIPPTYELCLIAR